From Chiloscyllium punctatum isolate Juve2018m chromosome 36, sChiPun1.3, whole genome shotgun sequence, the proteins below share one genomic window:
- the LOC140460279 gene encoding uncharacterized protein, whose product MEKPEESRSLEKPWKCGDCGKAFHVPSVLEAHQRSHTGVRPFSCPECGKGFSSSSTLLRHRRVHTGERPFSCPECRKAFSNSSDLLKHQRVHTGERPFACPECGKGFSSSSALLTHRRVHTGEKPFSCPKCGKAFTQAFSLLRHQSVHTGKRPFTCPVCGKGFSDSSALLTHQRVHTGERPFSCPECGKAFTHASNLLTHRWVHTRDRPFSCPECGKAFSNFSHVLIHRRVHTGERPFACPECGKAFSNSSDLLKHQRVHTGERPFSCPECGKAFTQACNLQRHQRGHQRSQQSDSAGEAAVGHPQD is encoded by the coding sequence ATGGAGAAACCAGAGGAATCCCGCTCATTGGAGAAAccttggaagtgtggcgactgtgggaaagcCTTCCATGTCCCGTCTGTCCTGGAGGCTCATCAGCGCAGTCACACTGGGGtcaggccattctcctgccctgagtgcgggaaggggttcagcagttcctccaccctgctgaggcaccgacgggtccacacaggggagaggcccttcagctgccctgagtgcaggaaggctttcagcaattcctctgacctactgaagcaccagcgggtccacaccggggagaggccattcgcctgcccagagtgtgggaaggggttcagcagttcctccgccttgctgacccaccggcgggtccacacaggggagaagcccttcagctgccctaagtgtgggaaggccttcacccaggccttttccctgctgaggcaccagagtgtccacacagggaagaggccattcacttGCCCAGTGTGCGGGAAGGGGTTCAGcgattcctccgccctgctgacccaccagcgggtccacacaggggagaggcctttcagctgccctgagtgtgggaaggccttcacccatgcctccaacctgctgacccaccggtggGTCCATaccagggacaggcccttcagttgccccgagtgtgggaaggccttcagcaatttctcCCACGTGCTGatccaccggcgggtccacaccggggagaggccattcgctTGTCCTGAGTGCggaaaggccttcagcaattcctctgacttactgaagcaccagcgagtccacactggggagaggcccttcagctgccctgagtgcgggaaggccttcacccaGGCCTGCAACTTGCAgaggcaccagcgggggcaccagcgttCCCAACAATCGGATTCTGCCGGTGAGGCTGCTGTGGGtcacccccaggactga